DNA from bacterium:
GCGAGCATAGATCGCCGGACGACCCGACGCTGCCCTGCGACGGGACCCAGGGGTGTACCTTCCTGTTCAACATCTCGGCGAGAAGGACGAGCAGGGAGGATCGGACGCCCGACAAGCCTTGCGCAAACGTCCGCAACCGAAGCAGCATCGTGGCGCGGACGACCTCTGATGCAAGAGGTGGCCCCACGCCAGTCGCGTGGCTCAAGAGGATGTTCTCTGAGAGCTTGCAGCAATCCGCAAAAGTCTCCACCGGCTTGTCGCGATTGATCCCAAGCCCCGTGTTGACGCCATATATCAGCAAGAGATGCCGCTTGTCGGGCGGCGCTGCCGCAAACTCGCGCTGTGCCCTGATGACTGCCTCTCTGATCAACGCTGCACTTTGCTCTGTCCGCTTGAGGCTCTCCGCGGCGACCACGACCCGCGCAAGCCGGCCCTCGTCGTCGCCGCGCGCAACCGCCACAAGCTTCTCCAGCGTCAGGCACTCGGGGCTGTGATCGATGACGACTGGGTTCTCGATAGGTTTCCCCATCACGTAGAGCAAGGGGCACCCATTCTCATGGTTGCCAGCGTTGCCGACGTTCCTGTCGCTATGATGGTGCACGACGTCCCTGCTAGAGCCCTGAATGACCCGCGAGGAGCCCAGCTATCCGCTCGGCCATCTCGCTGCGCGGGACGGTCTGCTGGCTCTGTTCATGTTTTAGCCACTCTGACCGCTCAGCCATTTTGGATGCAACTTCCTTGCCACGTCTAAGGTCCTTGATGGACACGGCATCGTGCTCAAGCTCGTCCTCGCCAGCAATCAGTGCAAGAGGGATGCCTCGCTGGTCTGCATACTTGAGCTGCTTACCGATGTTGCCCCTGCCGAGGTACAGCTCTGCGCAGATGCCGGCCCTGCGGAGCTCAAACGTCCATTTGACGTATTCGTTCGCGAGTTTCTCGTCCATCTGCGTCACGAGAACCTGAGGTCCGGCTGCGCTCTTCTGACCGAGTTGGCCGTGAACCTTGAGCACATCAACCAGGCGGTCAATGCCGATCGAGGCGCCTGTCGCGGGGACTTTCTGGCCTGTGAATCGCTCGACGAGGTTGTCATAGCGTCCGCCCCCGGCGATGCTCATAGAATACTGGCCGCCTGAGTCAGACTGAAGCAGCGAGGCCTCGAACACCGGCCCAGTGTAGTAGGTGAGGCCGCGCACGACAGTCGGGTCAAAGACGACTCTGCTCTCGTCGTAACCCGCCGCCGTCAGGAACTCGTCTATCTCGACCAATTCGCGAACGCCGCGGTTGCCCTCCTGCGATTCGCCCGCAATCCCTCGCAGCGCCTCGCACACGTCCTTCCTGCTCTTTCGTGCTGCGTTGAGATACTCGACGACGACGTTGGCCTGTGCGTTGGTCAGTCCCGCGCCCTCCGTGAAGTCTCCTGAATCGTCCATCCGCCCCTGCCGCAGGAGCTTGACGATGCCCTCCATGCCGAGCCGGTCGAACTTGTCGATGCAGCGCATCACGCGCGTGGCCGTAGTAGCACCGCTCCCTGGCTCCGTGTCAACACCGGCGGCCTCTAGCACGCCGTTTAGGACACGGCGGTTGCCAACGCGAACGGTGAACTTGCCCGCAAGCCCCAGCTCCTCGAACGCATCGCACAGAATACAGCATATCTCCGCGTCGGCAGCCATGCGAGCGCTGCCCACTGTGTCGATGTCGAACTGGACGAACTCACGGAAACGGCCGGGACCCGGCTTTTCTATGCGGAACGCCGAGCCGACTTGATAGCGTCTAAAAGGCTTGGGCAGCTCCCTATGCTGGGCGACGTAACGGGACAGGGGAGCGGTCAGGTCGTATCTGAGGGCGAGCCACTCGGGCTGATCGCCCCGAAA
Protein-coding regions in this window:
- a CDS encoding aromatic amino acid lyase, yielding MHHHSDRNVGNAGNHENGCPLLYVMGKPIENPVVIDHSPECLTLEKLVAVARGDDEGRLARVVVAAESLKRTEQSAALIREAVIRAQREFAAAPPDKRHLLLIYGVNTGLGINRDKPVETFADCCKLSENILLSHATGVGPPLASEVVRATMLLRLRTFAQGLSGVRSSLLVLLAEMLNRKVHPWVPSQGSVGSSGDLCS
- the hisS gene encoding histidine--tRNA ligase, whose product is MSEKIKRPRPRLPRGFRDVGGEDLVARYEMIDRIRKVYERYGFAPLQTPTVEFAEMLGKFIQETGLPEEGVFSFRGDQPEWLALRYDLTAPLSRYVAQHRELPKPFRRYQVGSAFRIEKPGPGRFREFVQFDIDTVGSARMAADAEICCILCDAFEELGLAGKFTVRVGNRRVLNGVLEAAGVDTEPGSGATTATRVMRCIDKFDRLGMEGIVKLLRQGRMDDSGDFTEGAGLTNAQANVVVEYLNAARKSRKDVCEALRGIAGESQEGNRGVRELVEIDEFLTAAGYDESRVVFDPTVVRGLTYYTGPVFEASLLQSDSGGQYSMSIAGGGRYDNLVERFTGQKVPATGASIGIDRLVDVLKVHGQLGQKSAAGPQVLVTQMDEKLANEYVKWTFELRRAGICAELYLGRGNIGKQLKYADQRGIPLALIAGEDELEHDAVSIKDLRRGKEVASKMAERSEWLKHEQSQQTVPRSEMAERIAGLLAGHSGL